CACAGTAGCCAATCCTACGGCTAATCCTACGACAACTACTACCTATACCGTTACCGGAACAGACGCAAATGGTTGTGTGAATACCGCAAGCATGACACTAACCGTTAATCCTTTACCCATAATCAACGCGGGAAATGATACACTGAAATGTGGTACAACCGGTATTCAGATCGCTGCGACTTTCGACCCTGATTATACCTATTTGTGGAGCCCTGGGACAGGTGTAAGTAATGTTTCTGTGTTTAATCCGATCGTAAATCCGCTGACAACAACCAATTATACTGTCTTTGTAACTGATGAAAATGGATGTACACAAACCGATGGAATTCTGGTCTCAGTAGTTCATGCGGATGCTGGAGTAGATGATACACTTTGTGTGGGGGAAGCCGTACAATTACATGGCAATGGCGGTGTTTCCTATTCATGGGATAATCCTTCTACTCTGAGTAACCCTAACTCTTCTGACCCGATTGCTTCACCATTGGTTACCACTGTTTATACCTTGACCATTACGGCAGTTACGGGTTGTACAGACACTGACCAGGTTACCGTGGTGGTCAATCCACTGCCCAATGCCAATGCTGGCAATGACCAGCCTTTATGTATTGGCGACTCAGTTAACCTGAACGCGAGCGGTGGAGTTGTTTATGTCTGGAATCCTTCGCCCTCTCTGTCTGGCACCAATATCCCCAATCCCCTGGTTTTTCCTACTGACACTACCGATTATGTGGTTACGGTTACCGATGCCAATGGCTGTGTAAATACTGATACAACAACCGTCATTGTCAACTTACTACCCATTGTAGATGCCGGAAATGATACCGCGAAATGTGGGAATGTGGGTGTACCGCTTGCTGCCAGTGGTGGCGTGAATTTTGCCTGGACACCTGCCCTGGGCCTTGATAATCCTTTGGTGTTTAACCCAATAGCAAACCCTGATTCTTCCTCGACTTACTTTGTTGCGGTGACGGATACCAATGGCTGTACCAGCATGGATTCGGTATTTGTCAGAACAATGTATGCAAATGCCGGCCCGGATATACCTGTTTGTATTTATGACAGTATCCAGCTTGCCGCCAGTGGTGGGGTAGGGTACCAGTGGGATTTATCTCCTGATCTGATCAATGCGGCTTCTTCTACGCCTACTGTATTTCCTCAGGCAACAACAGATTTTTATGTAACGGTTACAGATATTACAGGCTGTACAGACCGCGATACAGTTACCGTAGTGGTGAATCCGCTTCCACTTACCACGACTTTTGGTACAGACCCTTATGTTTGTTCTGGGGGGGGTACTACTGTGAATGCAACTGGCGGAGTCATCTATCAGTGGATGCCTGCCAATATTTTTAACGATCCTACCCTCGCCAGCCCGGTTGCTTCACCGACTTATAGCGGTACTACGCTGGACAGTACCTGGCGGTTTTATGTGTCTGTCACCGACACCAACGGTTGTACCAGTCTCGACTCTTTGGATCAGGTCGTGCGGTTATTGCCTATTATTACAATTAGCAACGATACGGTTCGATGCCCGGGAGGAACTGTTCCGCTTTTACTGACCGGAGGTATTTCATACCAATGGTCTCCCTCTTATGCGTTGAGCGATCCTAATATCCCCAATCCTATCGCTTTTCCGGACACAACTACGATTTATACAGGAACAGTTACTGCCGTATGGGGTTGCGCTGATTCTGCGGAGGTAACGGTATTTGTGATTGATCCTGACGCCGGGCCTGATGTTACGATTTGTGCGCGGGACAGTGTGCAACTGTTCGCTTCTGGTGGTATGTCCTATAGTTGGGCGCCTGCAACTGGGTTGAGTAATGCCAATATTGAAAACCCAATGGCTTCCCCCGCATTTACTACAGAGTATATTGTGACTGTGACCGACAGCCTCGGCTGCGTGGATGTTGATACCATGATGGTTTTTGTCAATCAATTGCCTCCGGCAGATGCGGGCCTGGACCAGGCAATCTGTATCTTCGATACGGTTCAGCTTTCAGCTGCCGGTGGGATATCATACCTATGGGTTTCCGGCGATAGCCTGAGTGATGATACATTGGTTAACCCGCTGGCTAACCCGCTGGTAAGTCAGTTTTTTGTAGTAGCGGTAACGGATACCAATGGCTGTACTGAACGCGACTCAATGTTCCTTACCGTCAATCCTCTGCCTCCGGCTGATGCAGGTACAGACTTTACCAAATGTGGAGAGGACTCTGTGCAGCTTACTGCCAGCGGAGGCGTTAATTATCTGTGGAGTCCCGCATCTTTCCTTAGCGCAGATAATATCCCTAACCCAATGGCGGTGCCTGACTCCAATTTTACCTATGTTGTAACTGTTACGGATATCAACGGCTGTGTAAATACTGATACCCTGAATATTCTGACTATGTATGCAAAAGTCAGTGAGCCGGATACAATTTGCTTTGGCGATACCATACGCCTGCAGGCTGGTCATATCGGCGGACTGGCAACTGCTTATTCCTGGTCTCCGGATTCGTCTGTTGTGAATGCTTTGGTAGCTGACCCCTTTGTATTTCCGGTCGTTACTACTACTTATATTGTTGCAGTAACAGATTCCAGCGGATGTATGGATGACGTTGCCGTTGAAATATTTGTCAACCCGCCCCCACCGGCCAATGCTGGCCCTGATACGGCGATTTGTATCGGCGAAACAGTCCGCCTCAATGCTTCGGGTGGTATCGGGTATGAGTGGAATGCTGATCCTGCTTTGAGCAACTTCTCTATTCCGGACCCTATTGCCAATACAACTACTTCCAAAGGATTCATTGTAACGGTGACGGATGGAAATGGCTGTACCGCTAAAGACGATATATTCCTTACGATAAATCCGTTGCCGATCTTAGATGCAGGAGTGGATACCTTTATCTGTGACAGGGGTGCGGCACTTCTGTCGGCTACCGGAGCAACTACCTATCTCTGGTCTCCCGGTCAGACGCTCTCCGACCCTGCATCAGATGCGCCTCTCGCATTCCCGTCTGTCAATACTACCTATACCGTAACTGGCACAGATGACAATGGTTGTGTCAATACTGATCAGGTAACGGTAAATGTCTGGGAACTTCCTGTGATTACCGGCGACCCTTATCACGAAATCTGTATCGGGCAGGATCAGATTCTGGAAGTGTCCGGTGGCAAATCCTACTTGTGGAGTACAGGTGCAAAAAATGATCGTATTCGGGTTGTACCGCCGTCGACGAGTGTTTTCTGGGTAATTCCATTTGAAGACAATGGTTGTGCCGGAGATACTTTCTTCCATGAAGTATATGTCGAACGGAATCTGCCAAGACCGGAGTTTGTCCCAGATCCCGCCGAAGGTTTTTATCCGCTGGAGGTGAATTTCAACAATCAAAGCCAGTTTGCTACCAATTTTATCTGGAACTTTGGCGATGGTGAATTTTCGGAAGACCCGAACCCAACTCATACATTCACCGAACCAGGAGATTTTGTGGTGATCCTGACAGCGGACAACGATATTGGATGTCCGGCTGATTTTGAATACAGGTTTATCAGGGCGCTGGATTACAATATTTTCTTCCCTACCGCTTTTACCCCTAACGGAGATGGGCATAATGACGAATTTTATATCGTGATGAACTCTATTGAAGTATTTGAAATTCAAATATTTAACCGCTGGGGGCAATTGATCTACCAGTCCAATGACCCCTCTTTCCGTTGGGATGGAAGTGCGGGCGGAACACCAGTTGCTGAAGGTGCTTACGTTTATAAAGTAAATGCTGTAACTTACCGCGGTGAACGCATCCAAAGGGGTGGTTCAATTACTTTGATCCGGTAATCTACTTATGGCAAACAGTACTAAAAGTAGTTCCGTTAATCGATCTGATAAATGGAGCTACCTTTTCCGGCCTATGCCAGCATTGGGGCTGGGCATATTTAGAATTTCTTTTGGTGCAATTATGCTCTGGGAGATGTTGTATCTGGTGAAACTGGACTTTGTCCCTGTCTTTCTGACGGACCCTGAAGTGCATTTTCATTATGATCTGCTTTCATGGCTGAACCCACTCCCCGAAAACCTCATGTGGTTGCTCATCGTAGCGCTGATAGCCTGCTGTGTTCTCATTATTTTGGGTAAATGGTATCGGCCAGCTATGGCGGTTTTTGCCATTGGCTTTACCTATATATTTTTTATTGATAAAGCCTATTACAACAACCACCTTTATCTGATCTGTCTGCTCTCCGGATGGTTGATATTTATTGATGCGGATACTTCATTGAAAATTGGGCGAAAAACTGCGCCAACTGGTGATGAAACGGTTCCAGCCTGGATGTATTACGTCCTTCAGGCTCATCTGGTGATGGTGTATTTTTTTGGGGGAATAGCTAAGCTGAATTATGATTGGCTCATTCGGCACGAACCTGTGATGACCATGCTGGATGAGGGTTTTTATTTGCACCAACTGCTTGGAGACTCCATCGCTATTGGACTGCTTACCTACGGTGGGCTTGTTTTCGACCTTACCATAGGTTTTATACTGCTATTTCCTAAAACCCGCTGGCTGGGCGTCGCCGGGGTATTGTTCTTTAACCTGAGCAATGCATCACTCTTCGACGATATCAACATATTTCCCTATTTTATGGTTCTGGCAACTGTACTTTTTTTGGATCAGAACTGGTTGAAGGAAAAGCTGTATTTCCGGAAGCCTGATCCCAAAAGAAAACAGCCTAAACCATCCGTATTTGCCCCTTCCCGCAGATTGGTACTGATCCTCTGTATATATTTTGGCATTCATCTCTTAATGCCATTCCGCCATTTTTTATACCCGGGAAACCCGGAATGGACAGGTCAGGGACAGCGTTTTTCATGGCGGATGAAAATTCAGACCAGAAAAACAGAAAAGCTGGAATTCCAGGTTCTCGATTATTCCCGAAAAACCATTTACCCGGTTGACCTCAGCGCCTACAAACTCAATCGCGATCAGATCACGCTGATGGCCATGGACCCCGCCGCAATGTGGCAATTCTGTCAGTTTTTGTCCGACCGGGGAAAAATCAAGCTTCACTCAAAGAAAGTCGGGGTACAGGCAAATATCAGGGTTTCAATGAATAACCGACCTGTTCAGCAAATGGTTGACCCTGAAATTAATATGGCCGAAACCACCCGAAGTATATTCAGGAATAGCACCTGGATTCTCCCGTTGAAAGATAACCCCTGAAAAATATGAACCCTTCCCTCAAATACATGTTTAACCTTGATCCTGAGGTTATCTATCTGAATGGTGCATATATGTCACCGATGTTGCGAGAGGTGGAAGAAGCCGGGATAACGGGTATTTTGGGAAAACGTTCTCCTAACCGTATCTCAACCGATGATTTTTTTGCCCCTGTAAAGGCACTCAAATCAGCGTTTACCAAACTGGTTGGTGGGGATACTCCCGAAAGGGTTGCTTTGATTCCTTCTGTCTCTTATGGAATGGCGATCGCTACGCGCAATATTCCTTTGAGAAGAGGTGAGAAAATCATATTGGCAGACGAACAATTTCCCAGCAATGTGTTTGGCTGGGAAAAGCTTGCCCACCATACTGGCGCATCTGTTATAAGGGTCACCCCGCCGCAGGATTTTTCTGACAGAGGGGAGCACTGGAATGAAAAAATACTAAACGCTATCGACGAGAGTACAAAAGTAGTCGCCCTTCCCCATTTTCACTGGGTAGATGGGACACGCTTTGACCTCCTTGCCATTCGCAAAAAAACCTGGGAAGTGGGTGCCAAACTTATTATTGATGGCACACAGTCTATTGGCGCGTTTCCTTTTGATATTCAGGAGATACAGCCAGATGCCGTAATTGCTGCGGGGTATAAATGGCTAATGGGGCCTTATGGTCTGGGACTCGCCTGGTTTGGGCCTTTTTTTGATGATAAGGAGCCGCTGGAAGAAAACTGGATCAACCGCATGGGGAGTGAAGACTTTAGCTCTCTGGCCAGGTATGAGCCCCATTATCAGCCATTTGCGCGACGATATGATATGGGAGAACAAAGCAATTTTATCCTGGTTCCAATGCTTACTACCGCAATAGGGTGGATCAACAGGCAAGGGGTGGACCATATACAGGGGTATTGTAAAGAACTGGTTTCAAAACCATTGGAGATTCTTCAGTCTGCGGGTTATCAGGTTGAGCAGCCCGGGTGGCGGAGCAATCATTTGGTTGGTATTTATCTTCCCAAAGGGTTGGCGGTAAATCATATAAAACAGGAGCTGGAGAAAGAAAAAATATTCATTTCTGTAAGAGGAAAATCGCTCCGGGTCTCGCCACATTTATATAATGAACCAGCAGATTTGGAAAAGCTGGTTTCAGTCTTAATGAATGTTTCTGCTAAACATCGCAATTAAACCGTAATTTCTTTACATACAATTTATCAAAATAAGTTTTGAATTAACAATCTTTTACTTATACTTGCATTAACATTATGAAATTATCACTCATATACAACGCCAGCTTTTTTTACTTTTACTATTTTTTTGGTAAAGGGCAGGGCCTTGTATAATGGTTTTTATAAAAACTAAGCAAGTCCCTGAAAGAAAATTTCAGGGATTTTTTTTTGTCTGAAAACTGAAAAACGAAAAAATGAAATCAGTATTAACCGCCGAAAAACGAATTGCCATTCAGGGTGTGATGGGGTCTTTCCACGAAATTGCTGCCCGGAAGTTTTTTGGCGACGAAATAGAATTGGAAATGTGCGACTCTTTTCCGGCTCTTTTTCGTTCTTTAGATCAAGGCAAAGCCGAATTTGGGGTAATGGCAATAGAAAATAGCGTGGCAGGTACAATTTTGCCCAACTATGGCCTTGTCAGAGATTCCCGTTATACGATAATTGGTGAGTTATACCTTCGTATAGAACATCATATCATGGCGCTTCCCGGACAGAGTTTAGCCGAAATCCACGAAGTCCATTCGCACCCCATGGCAATTTTGCAGTGTCACAAATACTTTGAAGATCAGCCTCATATTCGTCTGATTGAAAGCACCGATACCGCAGACAGTGCATGGATGATTAAAAAATCGAAAAAAACGGGTGTAGGTGCCATTGCCAGCAGACTGGCCGCAAAACATACCGGATTGGAAATCCTTGCAGAAGGAATTGAAACCCATAAACGAAATTTTACCCGCTTTTTAGTACTTCAGCAAAGCGACCTCGTGGATTTTGAAAAAATCCGGCCAAACAAATCCTCGCTATGTTTTAATCTTGTCCATAAGGTTGGGAGTTTATCTCAAATTCTGCTTGTACTTAGCAGCCATGGAATGAACCTGACTAAAATTCAGTCTCTTCCTGTAATCGGACATGAATGGCAGTATTTTTTTCATATCGATCTCGAATATGATGATTATGCGCAATATCAGCGTTCTCTTTCAGCCATTCAACCCCTTGTCGCAGAGCTAAAAATCCTTGGAGAATACGAACGGGGCAAAAAGCATCCGGAGGCTCACCTTTAATCGTTATTATTAAAAAAATCAATTATCTATGATCATAGAACCCTCAAACAGACTCGCACATATTCAGGAATACTATTTCGCGGGAAAATTGCGCGAGTTGCGTCGCCGCATGTCAGAAGGAGAGGATATTATCAACCTCGGGATCGGAAGCCCTGATATGATGCCCTCTGAGGAAACGATTAAATCCATGATCAATACTTCGGTAGATCCCGGAAATCATGGTTATCAGCCCTATAAAGGGATACCCCGGCTTCGTAAAGGATTTTCTCAATGGTACCAGAATACATACGGGGTAGAGTTGGACCCTGAAACGGAAATTCTTCCATTGATGGGTTCCAAAGAGGGGATTATGCATATCTCCATGGCCTTTCTAAACCCCGGCGACCAGGCATTGATCCCTGACCCGGGGTATCCGACCTACGTCTCTAACACCCGAATCGCAGGTGCCGAGCCGCTGTTTTACCAACTGTCAGAAACTACCA
The Bacteroidia bacterium DNA segment above includes these coding regions:
- a CDS encoding gliding motility-associated C-terminal domain-containing protein; this encodes MIRAKISLFLGLFFSVFLSAHATHITGAELTYTCVNPAARVYQVKLTVYRDCVNGQAAFDNNVRLFIFRGSNNTLYNTVNIPLSQTGIEVLPVDWNACTGTPYNLCVEYVNYTANVTLPALAGGYNIGWARCCRNNVVTNIFQNQGITVLAKVPETTPASCNSMPTFNQLPPLFLCVNQPFSFNHSATDPNGDSLVYQISNPYTGVNTVGQGATQFNPVVSVGGFGANPMGPPPYQNVNYFAGYSYQDPFASGNFNIDPLSGLLTLTPTQIGLSVFALSVKEYRNGVLLSENKRDFQINVITCSPQGNEPVIANNTAPVPGSNGDTIWVKPTESFCYDISVSDPTVGDTVILFPVSAVFGIGNTLPPPFATLTYTGTNPAVGQVCWTASCKLEGDTVLFIVGGRDTSDCPGYNIVFDTTYVIVEPMARATLSHTLPGASADTVFVDPLENFCFTWTASDADAFDTLELIPIQGPFPGLGAPQPVATITQSGTNPISGNVCWTPPCTMAGMTVPMILGARDVNYCKFLTRDTIYVVISPLPPTDAGLGDTLCVGQSAFLQASGGVSYLWSPSTGLSNVNIANPVATPTVSTTYTASITDAFGCVQTDNVFVLVHPLPNAFAGNDTIKCPGIPMQLQATGGIIYSWSPAATLSNPNISNPVANNIFTTTYTVTVTDLNGCVNTDQVVVTPMDAVAGPDQVICSGDSVTISASGGITYSWSPATGLSNPNIANPKASPATTTTYTVTVVNSLGCVDTDQLTVTVNPLPTVSAGANTAICIGGSTQLNATGAVNYVWSPATGLSSSTVANPTANPTTTTTYTVTGTDANGCVNTASMTLTVNPLPIINAGNDTLKCGTTGIQIAATFDPDYTYLWSPGTGVSNVSVFNPIVNPLTTTNYTVFVTDENGCTQTDGILVSVVHADAGVDDTLCVGEAVQLHGNGGVSYSWDNPSTLSNPNSSDPIASPLVTTVYTLTITAVTGCTDTDQVTVVVNPLPNANAGNDQPLCIGDSVNLNASGGVVYVWNPSPSLSGTNIPNPLVFPTDTTDYVVTVTDANGCVNTDTTTVIVNLLPIVDAGNDTAKCGNVGVPLAASGGVNFAWTPALGLDNPLVFNPIANPDSSSTYFVAVTDTNGCTSMDSVFVRTMYANAGPDIPVCIYDSIQLAASGGVGYQWDLSPDLINAASSTPTVFPQATTDFYVTVTDITGCTDRDTVTVVVNPLPLTTTFGTDPYVCSGGGTTVNATGGVIYQWMPANIFNDPTLASPVASPTYSGTTLDSTWRFYVSVTDTNGCTSLDSLDQVVRLLPIITISNDTVRCPGGTVPLLLTGGISYQWSPSYALSDPNIPNPIAFPDTTTIYTGTVTAVWGCADSAEVTVFVIDPDAGPDVTICARDSVQLFASGGMSYSWAPATGLSNANIENPMASPAFTTEYIVTVTDSLGCVDVDTMMVFVNQLPPADAGLDQAICIFDTVQLSAAGGISYLWVSGDSLSDDTLVNPLANPLVSQFFVVAVTDTNGCTERDSMFLTVNPLPPADAGTDFTKCGEDSVQLTASGGVNYLWSPASFLSADNIPNPMAVPDSNFTYVVTVTDINGCVNTDTLNILTMYAKVSEPDTICFGDTIRLQAGHIGGLATAYSWSPDSSVVNALVADPFVFPVVTTTYIVAVTDSSGCMDDVAVEIFVNPPPPANAGPDTAICIGETVRLNASGGIGYEWNADPALSNFSIPDPIANTTTSKGFIVTVTDGNGCTAKDDIFLTINPLPILDAGVDTFICDRGAALLSATGATTYLWSPGQTLSDPASDAPLAFPSVNTTYTVTGTDDNGCVNTDQVTVNVWELPVITGDPYHEICIGQDQILEVSGGKSYLWSTGAKNDRIRVVPPSTSVFWVIPFEDNGCAGDTFFHEVYVERNLPRPEFVPDPAEGFYPLEVNFNNQSQFATNFIWNFGDGEFSEDPNPTHTFTEPGDFVVILTADNDIGCPADFEYRFIRALDYNIFFPTAFTPNGDGHNDEFYIVMNSIEVFEIQIFNRWGQLIYQSNDPSFRWDGSAGGTPVAEGAYVYKVNAVTYRGERIQRGGSITLIR
- a CDS encoding HTTM domain-containing protein yields the protein MANSTKSSSVNRSDKWSYLFRPMPALGLGIFRISFGAIMLWEMLYLVKLDFVPVFLTDPEVHFHYDLLSWLNPLPENLMWLLIVALIACCVLIILGKWYRPAMAVFAIGFTYIFFIDKAYYNNHLYLICLLSGWLIFIDADTSLKIGRKTAPTGDETVPAWMYYVLQAHLVMVYFFGGIAKLNYDWLIRHEPVMTMLDEGFYLHQLLGDSIAIGLLTYGGLVFDLTIGFILLFPKTRWLGVAGVLFFNLSNASLFDDINIFPYFMVLATVLFLDQNWLKEKLYFRKPDPKRKQPKPSVFAPSRRLVLILCIYFGIHLLMPFRHFLYPGNPEWTGQGQRFSWRMKIQTRKTEKLEFQVLDYSRKTIYPVDLSAYKLNRDQITLMAMDPAAMWQFCQFLSDRGKIKLHSKKVGVQANIRVSMNNRPVQQMVDPEINMAETTRSIFRNSTWILPLKDNP
- a CDS encoding aminotransferase class V-fold PLP-dependent enzyme, producing MNPSLKYMFNLDPEVIYLNGAYMSPMLREVEEAGITGILGKRSPNRISTDDFFAPVKALKSAFTKLVGGDTPERVALIPSVSYGMAIATRNIPLRRGEKIILADEQFPSNVFGWEKLAHHTGASVIRVTPPQDFSDRGEHWNEKILNAIDESTKVVALPHFHWVDGTRFDLLAIRKKTWEVGAKLIIDGTQSIGAFPFDIQEIQPDAVIAAGYKWLMGPYGLGLAWFGPFFDDKEPLEENWINRMGSEDFSSLARYEPHYQPFARRYDMGEQSNFILVPMLTTAIGWINRQGVDHIQGYCKELVSKPLEILQSAGYQVEQPGWRSNHLVGIYLPKGLAVNHIKQELEKEKIFISVRGKSLRVSPHLYNEPADLEKLVSVLMNVSAKHRN
- a CDS encoding prephenate dehydratase; this encodes MKSVLTAEKRIAIQGVMGSFHEIAARKFFGDEIELEMCDSFPALFRSLDQGKAEFGVMAIENSVAGTILPNYGLVRDSRYTIIGELYLRIEHHIMALPGQSLAEIHEVHSHPMAILQCHKYFEDQPHIRLIESTDTADSAWMIKKSKKTGVGAIASRLAAKHTGLEILAEGIETHKRNFTRFLVLQQSDLVDFEKIRPNKSSLCFNLVHKVGSLSQILLVLSSHGMNLTKIQSLPVIGHEWQYFFHIDLEYDDYAQYQRSLSAIQPLVAELKILGEYERGKKHPEAHL